A stretch of the Drosophila sulfurigaster albostrigata strain 15112-1811.04 chromosome 2L, ASM2355843v2, whole genome shotgun sequence genome encodes the following:
- the LOC133841884 gene encoding putative E3 ubiquitin-protein ligase UBR7, whose product MSDTSSAANAAETGEVNPLEQSTITMLDVLEEEKEMEEEYAAVLGASDEKACTYGKGAIQRQALYSCLTCCPEARNDVSKSAGICLACSYRCHEHHELIELYTKRNFRCDCPTLKMGSEKRCALNAQLDEVQPANADNQYNQNFQGLYCKCKRPYPDPERTTEEIMLQCAICEDWFHLAHMEAPPAANEKWLDACSEMICDGCMKTHEFLKDYTGLALQAVASKEEQENEAKAEEANEEPLQKRSKQEDDDCKRPKPKKEHKGAAFWTNDWRKSLCQCAKCMELYKEQSVQFLLDAEDSAKSYEERGMKRAEENSSYEQGIRALASMGHSQQIDAITEYNRMKDKLKDYLQSFATSKKVVTEDDIKRFFAGMRDENNANNSSTAQQPYFCR is encoded by the exons ATGAGCGACACAAGCAGCGCTGCAAATGCAGCAGAAACTGGCGAAGTGAATCCATTGGAACAATCCACAATTACAATGCTCGACGTGCTGGAAGAGGAAAAAGAAATGGAGGAAGAATATGCGGCCGTGCTTGGAGCCTCTGATGAAAAAGCTTGCACATATGGTAAGGGTGCAATACAACGACAGGCGCTATATTCCTGCTTAACCTGCTGTCCCGAGGCACGCAACGATGTTTCTAAGAGTGCTGGCATTTGTCTTGCTTGCTCCTATCGCTGTCATGAGCACCACGAATTAATTGAACTCTACACAAAGCGCAACTTTCGTTGCGATTGTCCAACGTTGAAAATGGGCAGCGAGAAGCGTTGTGCTCTCAACGCTCAGCTGGATGAAGTGCAGCCGGCGAATGCGGACAATCAATACAATCAGAATTTCCAGGGCTTGTACTGCAAGTGCAAGCGTCCGTATCCCGATCCAGAGCGCACTACAGAGGAGATAATGCTGCAGTGCGCCATTTGCGAGGATTGGTTCCATTTGGCACACATGGAAGCGCCACCAGCTGCCAACGAAAAGTGGCTGGATGCCTGTAGTGAAATGATATGCGACGGCTGCATGAAAACTCATGAGTTTCTTAAGGATTACACTGGACTTGCTTTGCAAGCAGTTGCATCAAAGGAGGAGCAGGAGAATGAAGCCAAAGCGGAGGAAGCAAACGAGGAACCGCTACAGAAACGCAGCAAACAGGAGGATGACGACTGCAAGCGCCCCAAACCGAAGAAGGAGCACAAGG GCGCCGCTTTCTGGACCAACGATTGGCGTAAATCGCTTTGCCAGTGCGCCAAGTGCATGGAACTCTACAAGGAGCAGTCGGTGCAGTTTCTGCTGGATGCCGAGGATTCAGCCAAATCGTATGAGGAGCGCGGCATGAAGCGTGCCGAGGAGAACTCCAGCTATGAGCAGGGCATACGTGCCTTGGCCTCCATGGGACATTCGCAGCAGATAGATGCCATCACCGAATACAATCGAATGAAGGATAAGCTCAAGGATTATCTGCAGTCATTTGCCACCAGCAAGAAGGTTGTCACCGAGGATGATATTAAGCGTTTCTTTGCCGGCATGCGTGATGAGAACAATGCCAATAATAGCTCAACAGCCCAGCAGCCCTATTTTTGCCGTTAA
- the LOC133841856 gene encoding dorsal-related immunity factor Dif isoform X3 has translation MAENTGNDGNRSPSMDEDESTLDDLQKIFNPVRSSASEPAMSSMMPLPMHVPTSAAFTRIVVEPTNHIIRFRYKCEGRTAGSIPGNNSKPEAKTYPTIEIVNYNGPAHVFVSCVTADPPYRQHPHELVSKDEADKCKAGAYIKRLKPGEQRLELQKVGIQCTKKTEVAEALKKRKEKNIDPFRAGFEHAKDVSSINLSQLRLCYHVVIMDEKTKSNIALEPVVSSPIYGKSNDLTITKMCKCSSKSSGGDEIILLCEKVNRNDIKIRFFETNADDVVVWEAYGIFGNHNVYKQTAIAFKTPSYHNKNIQNCVDVEVQLVRPSDGATSAPRVFTYKPNPETMSEQFHQNAIESTELVKRKLAGLASNSKQRRLQPTNAQEMSNYFGQTTPFLHSYQTKPSPTGSTFETDVKFEMQFDVDNIPSTSNQEFLTNFPLSPVSSYSTADSISPVQQQQQQPQMQQQLPQQQQQMYLGSSPSPSFGSEMKYEVPQMQIDSIPTTCVQNICTDFSMSPGSSYSTTDGIAPMMTVQQQQIQQQQQQQQQQQFQQQQQQLPLQNCPNELEMTNALNHMTMQDNSYPSKMMQLSNQVHSKTSFNGGSFITTNSHDVQMNNNNNAFSPNMNTTNLSFSPQNCMPYELNPQQSQSPSQFQQVQYQQQQQQQLMQQSQQQQQLQQQQLQQHQQQLAQQQQQHQQQQQQLVQQEALDFLGDLGFDNTNITESAEIRYINDLQKTIATLDSQSPT, from the exons gCAATCGATCTCCTTCAATGGACGAGGACGAGTCGACGCTGGATGACTTGc AGAAAATATTCAATCCTGTGCGATCGTCCGCCTCAGAGCCGGCCATGTCTTCGATGATGCCGCTGCCGATGCACGTGCCAACTTCGGCTGCCTTTACACGCATCGTTGTGGAGCCCACGAATCACATTATACGATTTCGGTATAAATGCGAGGGTCGCACAGCGGGCTCGATACCCGGCAACAATTCAAAGCCCGAAGCTAAGACGTATCCCACCATCGAGATTGTCAACTACAATGGACCCGCTCATGTCTTTGTCTCTTGCGTCACCGCCGATCCGCCATATCGTCAGCATCCTCACGAGCTGGTCAGCAAGGATGAGGCCGATAAGTGCAAAGCTGGTGCGTATATTAAGCGATTGAAGCCTGGCGAGCAGCGGCTGGAACTGCAGAAAGTTGGCATTCAGTGCACCAAAAAGACGGAAGTGGCCGAGGCGCTGAAGAAGCGCAAAGAGAAGAATATTGATCCATTTCGTG CTGGCTTTGAGCACGCCAAGGATGTGTCCAGCATTAATTTGAGCCAGTTGCGTCTTTGCTATCACGTCGTCATTATGGATGAGAAAACCAAATCTAATATTGCCCTCGAGCCAGTTGTTTCGTCGCCTATCTACGGCAAGAGCAACGATCTGACCATCACCAAGATGTGCAAATGCTCCTCAAAGTCCAGCGGCGGGGATGAGATCATTCTGCTCTGCGAGAAGGTCAACAGGAATGACATCAAGATCCGATTCTTTGAGACAAATGCCGACGATGTTGTCGTGTGGGAGGCCTACGGTATCTTTGGTAATCATAATGTGTACAAACAGACGGCGATTGCGTTCAAAACACCGAGttaccacaacaaaaacattcaGAACTGCGTCGAT GTGGAAGTGCAGCTGGTGCGTCCCTCGGATGGTGCGACGAGTGCTCCGCGTGTCTTCACCTACAAACCCAACCCAG AAACCATGAGCGAACAGTTCCATCAAAATGCGATCGAATCCACCGAATTAGTTAAGCGCAAATTAGCTGGTCTTGCTTCCAATAGCAAACAGCGGCGATTGCAAC caaccaacgcACAGGAGATGTCGAATTATTTTGGACAGACGACACCGTTTTTGCACTCTTACCAAACGAAACCGAGTCCGACGGGCAGCACATTTGAAACGGACGTCAagtttgaaatgcaatttgatgTGGACAACATTCCCTCGACGAGCAACCAGGAATTCCTCACGAACTTCCCGCTGTCGCCCGTGTCAAGTTACAGCACTGCCGATAGCATTTCACcggtgcaacagcagcagcagcaaccacaaatgcaacagcaactgccacaacagcagcagcaaatgtatCTGGGGAGCAGTCCAAGTCCATCGTTTGGCTCCGAGATGAAGTATGAAGTGCCGCAAATGCAAATCGATAGCATTCCCACGACGTGCGTCCAAAATATTTGTACGGATTTTTCAATGTCGCCCGGATCCAGTTACAGCACAACCGATGGCATTGCTCCCATGATGACggtccaacaacaacagatacaacagcaacagcagcaacaacagcagcagcaattccaacagcagcaacaacagctgccatTGCAAAACTGTCCCAACGAGCTGGAGATGACGAATGCTCTCAATCACATGACCATGCAGGACAATTCGTATCCATCCAAGATGATGCAGTTGTCCAATCAAGTGCATTCCAAAACCAGCTTCAACGGTGGCAGCTTCATAACCACGAATTCACATGATGTGCaaatgaataacaacaacaatgccttCAGTCCCAACATGAATACCACGAACTTGTCTTTTTCACCACAGAATTGTATGCCATATGAATTGAATCCACAGCAATCGCAGTCTCCTTCGCAGTTTCAACAAGTGCAatatcagcaacagcagcagcagcaactgatgCAGCAatcccagcaacagcagcaattacagcaacaacagctgcagcaacatcaacagcaacttgcccagcaacaacagcagcatcaacaacagcaacaacaactggtgCAGCAGGAGGCTCTGGATTTCCTTGGCGACTTGGGCTTTGATAATACCAACATCACAGAGAGTGCAGAGATACGTTATATTAATGAtttacaaaaaacaattgctACTCTCGACAGCCAGTCGCCAACATAA
- the LOC133841856 gene encoding dorsal-related immunity factor Dif isoform X2, translating to MAENTGNDGNRSPSMDEDESTLDDLQKIFNPVRSSASEPAMSSMMPLPMHVPTSAAFTRIVVEPTNHIIRFRYKCEGRTAGSIPGNNSKPEAKTYPTIEIVNYNGPAHVFVSCVTADPPYRQHPHELVSKDEADKCKAGAYIKRLKPGEQRLELQKVGIQCTKKTEVAEALKKRKEKNIDPFRAGFEHAKDVSSINLSQLRLCYHVVIMDEKTKSNIALEPVVSSPIYGKSNDLTITKMCKCSSKSSGGDEIILLCEKVNRNDIKIRFFETNADDVVVWEAYGIFGNHNVYKQTAIAFKTPSYHNKNIQNCVDVEVQLVRPSDGATSAPRVFTYKPNPETMSEQFHQNAIESTELVKRKLAGLASNSKQRRLQPATNAQEMSNYFGQTTPFLHSYQTKPSPTGSTFETDVKFEMQFDVDNIPSTSNQEFLTNFPLSPVSSYSTADSISPVQQQQQQPQMQQQLPQQQQQMYLGSSPSPSFGSEMKYEVPQMQIDSIPTTCVQNICTDFSMSPGSSYSTTDGIAPMMTVQQQQIQQQQQQQQQQQFQQQQQQLPLQNCPNELEMTNALNHMTMQDNSYPSKMMQLSNQVHSKTSFNGGSFITTNSHDVQMNNNNNAFSPNMNTTNLSFSPQNCMPYELNPQQSQSPSQFQQVQYQQQQQQQLMQQSQQQQQLQQQQLQQHQQQLAQQQQQHQQQQQQLVQQEALDFLGDLGFDNTNITESAEIRYINDLQKTIATLDSQSPT from the exons gCAATCGATCTCCTTCAATGGACGAGGACGAGTCGACGCTGGATGACTTGc AGAAAATATTCAATCCTGTGCGATCGTCCGCCTCAGAGCCGGCCATGTCTTCGATGATGCCGCTGCCGATGCACGTGCCAACTTCGGCTGCCTTTACACGCATCGTTGTGGAGCCCACGAATCACATTATACGATTTCGGTATAAATGCGAGGGTCGCACAGCGGGCTCGATACCCGGCAACAATTCAAAGCCCGAAGCTAAGACGTATCCCACCATCGAGATTGTCAACTACAATGGACCCGCTCATGTCTTTGTCTCTTGCGTCACCGCCGATCCGCCATATCGTCAGCATCCTCACGAGCTGGTCAGCAAGGATGAGGCCGATAAGTGCAAAGCTGGTGCGTATATTAAGCGATTGAAGCCTGGCGAGCAGCGGCTGGAACTGCAGAAAGTTGGCATTCAGTGCACCAAAAAGACGGAAGTGGCCGAGGCGCTGAAGAAGCGCAAAGAGAAGAATATTGATCCATTTCGTG CTGGCTTTGAGCACGCCAAGGATGTGTCCAGCATTAATTTGAGCCAGTTGCGTCTTTGCTATCACGTCGTCATTATGGATGAGAAAACCAAATCTAATATTGCCCTCGAGCCAGTTGTTTCGTCGCCTATCTACGGCAAGAGCAACGATCTGACCATCACCAAGATGTGCAAATGCTCCTCAAAGTCCAGCGGCGGGGATGAGATCATTCTGCTCTGCGAGAAGGTCAACAGGAATGACATCAAGATCCGATTCTTTGAGACAAATGCCGACGATGTTGTCGTGTGGGAGGCCTACGGTATCTTTGGTAATCATAATGTGTACAAACAGACGGCGATTGCGTTCAAAACACCGAGttaccacaacaaaaacattcaGAACTGCGTCGAT GTGGAAGTGCAGCTGGTGCGTCCCTCGGATGGTGCGACGAGTGCTCCGCGTGTCTTCACCTACAAACCCAACCCAG AAACCATGAGCGAACAGTTCCATCAAAATGCGATCGAATCCACCGAATTAGTTAAGCGCAAATTAGCTGGTCTTGCTTCCAATAGCAAACAGCGGCGATTGCAAC cagcaaccaacgcACAGGAGATGTCGAATTATTTTGGACAGACGACACCGTTTTTGCACTCTTACCAAACGAAACCGAGTCCGACGGGCAGCACATTTGAAACGGACGTCAagtttgaaatgcaatttgatgTGGACAACATTCCCTCGACGAGCAACCAGGAATTCCTCACGAACTTCCCGCTGTCGCCCGTGTCAAGTTACAGCACTGCCGATAGCATTTCACcggtgcaacagcagcagcagcaaccacaaatgcaacagcaactgccacaacagcagcagcaaatgtatCTGGGGAGCAGTCCAAGTCCATCGTTTGGCTCCGAGATGAAGTATGAAGTGCCGCAAATGCAAATCGATAGCATTCCCACGACGTGCGTCCAAAATATTTGTACGGATTTTTCAATGTCGCCCGGATCCAGTTACAGCACAACCGATGGCATTGCTCCCATGATGACggtccaacaacaacagatacaacagcaacagcagcaacaacagcagcagcaattccaacagcagcaacaacagctgccatTGCAAAACTGTCCCAACGAGCTGGAGATGACGAATGCTCTCAATCACATGACCATGCAGGACAATTCGTATCCATCCAAGATGATGCAGTTGTCCAATCAAGTGCATTCCAAAACCAGCTTCAACGGTGGCAGCTTCATAACCACGAATTCACATGATGTGCaaatgaataacaacaacaatgccttCAGTCCCAACATGAATACCACGAACTTGTCTTTTTCACCACAGAATTGTATGCCATATGAATTGAATCCACAGCAATCGCAGTCTCCTTCGCAGTTTCAACAAGTGCAatatcagcaacagcagcagcagcaactgatgCAGCAatcccagcaacagcagcaattacagcaacaacagctgcagcaacatcaacagcaacttgcccagcaacaacagcagcatcaacaacagcaacaacaactggtgCAGCAGGAGGCTCTGGATTTCCTTGGCGACTTGGGCTTTGATAATACCAACATCACAGAGAGTGCAGAGATACGTTATATTAATGAtttacaaaaaacaattgctACTCTCGACAGCCAGTCGCCAACATAA
- the LOC133841895 gene encoding radial spoke head protein 9 homolog: MNVEYFSEGLECLMYSGRKLSPEQRILIENSLIVLMQENRFSGMYFWGRITATKNDYYIAFGYTNDCLKDRKYFYSLDQYQWQLLPFVQSPKIFQATVLAVEPFVGDPSLLTYVKLDPTFTIVANQVVNISRPEVVKLKEEERLAAIVFIISEECAICPRGALYKMVDGRVIPNQMFRGLNDLQIDNLSYYQLYRLPRNDLKTNLSKRSDYNYAIDFLDTIDGVIPLNQAFALNMQSNERIAVIKSCVWLGMTFFHKLNSRKHGFLYLGDGRKNFDLLFMY; encoded by the exons ATGAATGTGGAATACTTTTCGGAGGGGCTGGAATGTCTGATGTATTCGGGTCGCAAGTTGTCCCCGGAGCAGCGCATTCTCATCGAGAATTCATTGATTGTGCTGATGCAGGAGAATCGCTTCTCTGGCATGTATTTTTGGGGTCGCATTACCGCGactaaaaatgattattatattgCCTTTGGCTATACGAATGATTGTCTCAAGGATCGCAAGTATTTCTACAGTCTGGATCAGTATCAATGGCAACTCCTGCCTTTTGTGCAGAGTCCCAAAATTTTTCAAGCCACTGTGCTGGCCGTCGAACCCTTCGTTGGTGATCCGAGTCTGCTGACCTATGTTAAGTTG GATCCAACATTTACTATTGTGGCCAATCAAGTGGTGAACATCAGTCGACCAGAGGTGGTCAAGTTGAAGGAAGAGGAGCGTTTGGCAGCAATTGTGTTTATCATAAGTGAGGAGTGCGCAATTTGTCCTCGCGGAGCTCTGTACAAGATGGTGGATGGTCGTGTTATACCAAATCAAATGTTTCGCGGTCTGAACGATCTGCAGATTGATAATCTATCCTACTATCAGCTCTATCGTCTGCCTCGTAACGACCTCAAAACGAATCTATCGAAGCGGAGCGACTACAATTATGCCATTGATTTTTTGGATACCATCGATGGTGTTATCCCTCTGAATCAGGCGTTTGCCTTGAATATGCAGAGTAATGAACGCATTGCAGTGATCAAGTCCTGTGTCTGGCTGGGCATGACTTTCTTCCACAAGCTCAACTCACGCAAGCATGGATTTCTCTATCTGGGCGATGGTCGCAAGAACTTTGATTTGCTCTTTATGTATTAa
- the LOC133841856 gene encoding embryonic polarity protein dorsal isoform X1, whose amino-acid sequence MAENTGNDGNRSPSMDEDESTLDDLQKIFNPVRSSASEPAMSSMMPLPMHVPTSAAFTRIVVEPTNHIIRFRYKCEGRTAGSIPGNNSKPEAKTYPTIEIVNYNGPAHVFVSCVTADPPYRQHPHELVSKDEADKCKAGAYIKRLKPGEQRLELQKVGIQCTKKTEVAEALKKRKEKNIDPFRAGFEHAKDVSSINLSQLRLCYHVVIMDEKTKSNIALEPVVSSPIYGKSNDLTITKMCKCSSKSSGGDEIILLCEKVNRNDIKIRFFETNADDVVVWEAYGIFGNHNVYKQTAIAFKTPSYHNKNIQNCVDVEVQLVRPSDGATSAPRVFTYKPNPGMLTFARLQHKLKRKQELDVFQQILSIDSETTATKYSCSPLDINEDENTVSSDEQQSSGTLNDFEIAVKKLQMRHRIESEANEADATVTDYTDGLDNDNDAEQEGEEEDMGIELEVPQLLPQLADDCTQTSTPMEEILQQPQLQSRPLSNVDKINEWMKSSEFERTDSLTVENGDTPTLSHSTAQTAFTNVSSLTANTTITNQLDDEANGGSRRDTLENAALKELPAGEEPEPEPEPELVSASAHASVDIDENFDETATYTSLQIAYNHPVEMPQKSKAETQASYHATNPFSQLDEAELVVLTNPPAPRIKVNAAQTPATPPSPPLPLPPRTPSPVDCEHRLPPLPPKPRHSQDLSVSEHSASNSVSLSRSRNGSVSSTRTTPSPIIIMRTPDQSPTKRLPPSSTGSNSAAASPKKRQGFFSRLFSRRRSRAEDGDETHSVNSRATTPTGSREPSVNHFAVGDPNRSSVRSLQPPGLSPQNSVSRGGRPVGRSSSSVSGKRPAHLDADVIHIPLKGGDSENSLLRPESYSTASTLSYGRPLDRKTLSTLQLADIPISDGNMELVAIADRQSIKNLCEGAYGVMLDPSVDLSEAEHFALYTSKSPEPERELDGGGEAVDAGDFLSADEIARRLAEANGLQ is encoded by the exons gCAATCGATCTCCTTCAATGGACGAGGACGAGTCGACGCTGGATGACTTGc AGAAAATATTCAATCCTGTGCGATCGTCCGCCTCAGAGCCGGCCATGTCTTCGATGATGCCGCTGCCGATGCACGTGCCAACTTCGGCTGCCTTTACACGCATCGTTGTGGAGCCCACGAATCACATTATACGATTTCGGTATAAATGCGAGGGTCGCACAGCGGGCTCGATACCCGGCAACAATTCAAAGCCCGAAGCTAAGACGTATCCCACCATCGAGATTGTCAACTACAATGGACCCGCTCATGTCTTTGTCTCTTGCGTCACCGCCGATCCGCCATATCGTCAGCATCCTCACGAGCTGGTCAGCAAGGATGAGGCCGATAAGTGCAAAGCTGGTGCGTATATTAAGCGATTGAAGCCTGGCGAGCAGCGGCTGGAACTGCAGAAAGTTGGCATTCAGTGCACCAAAAAGACGGAAGTGGCCGAGGCGCTGAAGAAGCGCAAAGAGAAGAATATTGATCCATTTCGTG CTGGCTTTGAGCACGCCAAGGATGTGTCCAGCATTAATTTGAGCCAGTTGCGTCTTTGCTATCACGTCGTCATTATGGATGAGAAAACCAAATCTAATATTGCCCTCGAGCCAGTTGTTTCGTCGCCTATCTACGGCAAGAGCAACGATCTGACCATCACCAAGATGTGCAAATGCTCCTCAAAGTCCAGCGGCGGGGATGAGATCATTCTGCTCTGCGAGAAGGTCAACAGGAATGACATCAAGATCCGATTCTTTGAGACAAATGCCGACGATGTTGTCGTGTGGGAGGCCTACGGTATCTTTGGTAATCATAATGTGTACAAACAGACGGCGATTGCGTTCAAAACACCGAGttaccacaacaaaaacattcaGAACTGCGTCGAT GTGGAAGTGCAGCTGGTGCGTCCCTCGGATGGTGCGACGAGTGCTCCGCGTGTCTTCACCTACAAACCCAACCCAGGTATGCTAACATTTGCGCGTCTACAGCATAAGCTGAAGCGTAAGCAGGAGCTGGACGTGTTCCAGCAGATACTTTCGATAGATAGCGAGACGACGGCCACGAAATACTCGTGTTCGCCGCTCGACATCAACGAGGATGAGAATACGGTTTCATCGGACGAACAGCAAAGTTCGGGGACTTTGAATGATTTCGAGATTGCGGTgaagaaattgcaaatgcgGCATCGCATCGAATCGGAGGCCAACGAGGCGGATGCCACGGTGACCGATTACACCGACGGACTCGACAATGACAATGATGCCGAACAGGAAGGGGAAGAAGAGGACATGGGCATTGAGTTGGAGGTGCCGCAATTGTTGCCCCAGCTGGCTGACGATTGCACACAGACCTCGACGCCCATGGAGGAGATACTGCAGCAACCGCAGTTGCAATCGCGACCGCTGAGCAATGTGGACAAGATCAATGAGTGGATGAAGAGCAGCGAATTCGAGCGCACCGACAGCCTGACCGTGGAGAACGGCGATACGCCAACGCTCTCGCACAGCACAGCGCAAACAGCTTTTACTAACGTGAGCAGCCTGACTGCGAATACAACTATCACAAATCAGCTGGACGATGAGGCCAACGGTGGCTCACGACGTGACACTCTTGAGAATGCAGCACTCAAGGAGTTGCCTGCGGGAGAGGAACCCGAACcggagccagagccagagctgGTCAGCGCTAGTGCTCATGCTTCGGTGGATATCGATGAGAACTTCGATGAGACAGCCACCTATACGAGTCTGCAGATTGCCTACAATCACCCGGTGGAAATGCCGCAAAAGTCGAAAGCCGAAACTCAAGCATCGTATCATGCCACGAATCCGTTTAGTCAGCTGGACGAAGCTGAGTTGGTGGTGCTCACAAATCCTCCAGCGCCACGCATTAAAGTGAATGCAGCTCAGACTCCAGCAACACCGCCATCGCCACCGCTTCCCTTGCCACCGCGCACTCCCTCGCCCGTCGATTGCGAACATCGTTTGCCCCCGCTTCCACCGAAGCCGCGTCACTCGCAGGATCTGAGTGTCAGCGAACACAGCGCCTCGAATTCGGTGTCTTTGAGTCGCTCACGCAATGGCAGCGTCAGCTCTACACGAACTACGCCCTCgcctattattattatgcgaACTCCCGATCAGAGTCCCACCAAACGTTTGCCGCCCAGCTCCACCGGCTCCAATTCGGCAGCTGCTTCGCCCAAGAAGCGTCAAGGCTTCTTTTCACGTCTCTTCTCGCGTCGTCGCAGTCGTGCCGAAGATGGCGACGAAACGCATTCAGTTAACTCACGCGCCACCACGCCCACTGGCAGCCGGGAGCCCAGCGTAAATCATTTCGCAGTCGGTGATCCCAATCGCAGTTCAGTGCGTTCGCTGCAGCCACCGGGTTTGAGTCCTCAGAACAGCGTCTCCCGGGGAGGTCGTCCGGTGGGTCGCAGCTCCAGCAGCGTCTCAGGCAAGCGGCCGGCTCACTTAGATGCCGATGTCATTCACATACCGCTCAAGGGTGGTGATAGTGAGAACAGTTTGTTGCGTCCCGAGAGCTACTCCACGGCCAGCACCTTGTCCTATGGTCGCCCCTTGGATCGCAAGACGTTGAGCACGCTGCAGCTGGCCGATATACCGATAAGTGATGGCAACATGGAGCTGGTGGCAATTGCGGATCGTCAGAGTATTAAGAATTTGTGTGAGGGCGCCTATGGAGTGATGCTTGATCCCAGCGTCGATCTCTCCGAGGCCGAACACTTTGCGCTCTACACGAGCAAATCTCCCGAACCGGAGCGTGAACTCGACGGCGGTGGCGAGGCGGTGGATGCGGGTGATTTCTTGAGCGCCGATGAGATTGCCAGACGCTTGGCAGAGGCAAATGGATTGCAATAG
- the LOC133841904 gene encoding DNA-directed RNA polymerase II subunit RPB11 produces MNAPPTFESFLLYEGEKKIIKELDTKVTNAAIFTINKEDHTLGNMIRNQLLKDPNVLFAGYKVPHPLEHKFVIRIQTTADYSPQEAFMNAITDLLAELSLFEERFKDAIKEKKEGGD; encoded by the exons ATGAATGCGCCACCAACATTCGAATCGTTTCTGCTGTACGAAGGTGAAAAGAA AATCATCAAAGAGCTGGACACAAAAGTGACAAATGCGGCAATATTCACCATCAACAAGGAAGATCACACGCTGGGCAACATGATTCGCAA CCAACTGCTGAAGGATCCCAATGTTCTGTTTGCCGGCTACAAAGTTCCACATCCGCTGGAGCACAAGTTCGTCATCCGCATCCAGACGACAGCGGATTATTCACCACAGGAGGCATTCATGAATGCTATCACCGATCTGCTGGCCGAGCTTTCGCTCTTCGAGGAGCGCTTTAAA GATGCCATTAAGGAGAAAAAGGAGGGTGGTGATTAA